In the genome of Calothrix sp. PCC 6303, the window AAAGCAACAAACCCCAGTGGAGAACCGGAGTATAATGTAATTGGCTAAGGGTTAAGGACAATGAGTTTTTGATTCACAACCTCAACTCTTGGTTGTTAATTCTTCACTTCTCTAATTAAAGCTTGTGGAAATATCGTGTAAATCTGAATATGCAATCTTGGCATTAATAGAACTGGCTACCTATTATCAAAGCGGAGAGCCTCTGCAAATTAGGCAAATTGCGGCACAGCAGAAAATACCTGATCGTTATCTAGAACAGCTTCTTGCCACATTGCGACGTGGGGGATTAGTTAAAAGTCAACGCGGTTCTAGGGGAGGTTATTTGCTAATGCGTGAACCTTGGAGAATTACGATTTTTGAAGTATTGGAATGTTTAGAAGGCTTAGATATCAAAGTTAGTGAGGAAGAGACGAAACCGAAGACACTTGATAGCGGAGTTGTAGAAGAAATTTGGCAAGAAGCGCGTCAAGCAGCAAATTCGGTCTTACAGAAATATACCTTAGCTGATCTTTGTGAGAAAAGAGATTCCCGCAAACAGCTAGATATCATGTACTACATCTAGTCAATAGTTGGTAGTCAAAGCTGAAAAGTAGTGTGTGAAAAAAAATAGGTTAGCTTATAATTAACTCATTTTTGGAATACTTTAACTATTGACTATCGACTAAGGACAAAACTTTTATGCGTATAGCTAAGAATGTTACAGAACTGATAGGTCGCACTCCACTGGTACGCTTAAATCATATTCCCCAAACAGAAGGTTGTGTGGCGCAAATAGTTGTCAAGATGGAGAGTATGAACCCCGCAGCCTCCGTGAAAGATCGGATTGGAATAAGTATGATTAATGACGCAGAGAAAGCAGGTTTAATTACACCAGGAAAGACAACTTTAGTTGAACCAACCTCTGGGAATACAGGAATTGCTTTAGCAATGGTGGCTGCTGCCAAGGGTTATCGGTTAATTTTGACAATGCCCGAAACAATGAGTTCTGAAAGACGGGCAATGTTACGGGCATATGGTGCGGAGTTAGAATTGACACCAGGAATTCAAGGAATGGGTGGCGCAATTCGACGTGCACAGGAAATAGTCGATCAAACAGCACATTCATACATGTTGCAACAATTTCGGAACCCGGCAAATGCTCAAATCCACCGAACAAGCACCGCAGAAGAGATTTGGGAAGATACAGAGGGACAGGTGGATATTTTGGTGGCTGGAGTTGGTACAGGTGGAACATTAACGGGTGTTGCAGAGGTGATTAAAGCACGCAAACCTAATTTCCAAGCGATTGCTGTGGAACCTGCCAATAGCCCAATTCTATCGGGAGGAAGACCAGGAGCGCATAAAATTCAAGGAATTGGGGCTGGTTTTATTCCTCAGGTTCTCAAGGTAGAATTGATAGATGAGGTAATTACCGTTACCGATGAGGAGGCTATCAGCTATGGTCGGCGTTTGGCAAAGGAAGAAGGCTTATTGTCAGGCATCTCTAGCGGTGCAGCTTTATGTGCTACAATTCGCGTTGCCCAGCGCCCAGAAAACGCTGGAAGTTTAATTATTATGATTCAGCCTAGTTTTGGAGAGAGGTACTTAAGTACACCATTGTTCCAAGATTTAGAGCAACAAGCTAGTGTAAATATGAGCTAATAGCTTAATCCGATAAATTTGAGTAATGGCAGATTCTAATCATTATGAGACGTTGAAAGTTAATCCGAATGCTAGCCAAGCGGAAATTAAGCAAGCTTACCGACGCTTGGTAAAGTTATTTCATCCTGATCTTAATCAAGAAACTACAGATCCAGATCAAATAATTAGGATTAATGCTGCATATGAAGTTTTAGGAGATGAAAAAAACCGCCACAATTACGATCAAAGATTTCGCTTTTCTAATGCTTCATCTCAGGGACGGAAGGTACCGACTCGACAACAATATCAACCAAAGCGACAAACAGGTAGAGAAATTGATGAGCTTGTTGAAGAGTGGATGTCTTTAATTTACCATCCTGTTAATCGGACTATTTCTCGCATTCTTGAGTCGTTAGATGAGCAAATTGATGATTTAGCAGCTGATCCTTTTGACGATGATTTGTTGGGTGCTTTTCAGGATTATTTGGAATCTTGTCGTGAAGAATTGAAGCAGGCACAAAATAAGTTCCGTTCTTTACCTAATCCTCCTAGCCTAGCTCGGACTGCTGCACATCTTTATTACAGTTTGAGTCAAATAGGTGATGGTTTAGATGAGTTGAAATATTTCCCATTAAGTTATGATGAGAATTATTTACACACTGGGCAAGAGATGTTTAGGATTGCGACTCAATTACATCATGAGGCTCAAGATTCGGCGGTTGTATACAGGTAAATTTAGGTTTCTGCATTAGAGTAAATCACAGTAAAAATCCTCAGTTTTCTGGGTTAAATTTGCATATAAGACGCGGGCAAGACTTGGGCGTGAGTGCTCAGTCGAACGCTGCCCGCAATACAATAATAATCATATGTTTTTGGGCTATCCCATTGACTCTTATATGAAGAGATATATTTTTGACGTAAACTAATTCAAAATCTGACTTAATCCCAGTTCTATTTCATCTAACAAAGTATTGACATCTTTGCCAAGCTGCTCGAAACATTTTGGCGGTGTTGGTTGCGATTCAAAATAAATTAATTTGATTTGATCTTTGCCGATGGCAATCATTAATACTTCAGTTTCTGGTTTGTAATGTTTAATCAAACCTAATATTTCTTGGAGTCTGTTTTCTGCTCGTTCGTTAAATTTTTCAATGGCATCAATTGGACAATAAACGAAGTTTGGTGTTGGTTTAAGATTGATGCCGATTGTTCCTTGAGTGTCGCCATTTTCTAACCACAATCCCCAGGATAGTGCGGCTAGTTCCTGCTGGTGAGATTTGACGAATTGATCTAGTTGGGAACGCCAGATATTTTCGGGTGTTTGGGGTTGAGGAGGGCTAAACATGATGTTTTGGTTGGTATCCAGGATTCAGGAAAGAATATAATAACGTGTCTTTTTGTTGAATTAAAATATTGGGTTAGAGATTTTTATTTGAGAGGGCTTTGAACTGGCTAGAAGCTGATATAAATAGTTTGTTTATCTTATGAGTTGTTTATGGGTTCGAGGTTGTACAAATTATCTGTGATCGATGACATAGATACAATCGGTGTTACGTATGGTTGAAGTAGGATGTGGGGTAACGGAAGCTGCCGTTAGGTTTATCGTTATTGTTGTTAGACGATGTGGTGTCAGTAGCAAAAAAACGTTCCAACTGATTGATATCATCGCTTAGAATAGATACAGGGGCACCAGTGCTAGGTTCTTCAGGGTAAACCAAGTCCAATTCCTGTAGATGTGGATATGCATTGAGACAGAGATTGTGTAGGATATTTTGAGATAAATTGCGCCAAAGCCTTTTGTCAGAGTACTCAAACAGCGATTTTAATGCTTCAATGATGGCAGTTAGAGGGGACAATATTAAAAACTGCCCGAAAACATCTTTAACTCCCAACTGGGCAATGATAGAATCTTTCTGCTTGACTACAACATCAATCGCCATGCAAATTAGTGCTGGAGGTGCCAAGTCAAAAAACCCATTCAAAATCCAACAAGCGATCGCTTGATGAATTTGTTTGTTATACTGCTGTCCGTAATCCAACAGACCCTTGAGGAGATGGATGAAGTTTCTACGCTTTCTGGATGCTTGAGAGGTTTTTGATACCGTAACCACTGATATTTGAGGTTTGGGTGATGTTTAGCAGCGATGTCTAGCAACAGCGCGCTACACGTCTACAAGGTAATATTACCATGTTTGCCAACTCAAGCGCAGATAGCGAAATCATGTCACTATAAAATGGCGACACCACCAACAAACAGGAGATGGGAGTTGAAGAATCCGCAATTAGCTACTTGGCAAAACGTTATCCTGAAAACGGCTATGTTCAAGGAGAACGATTAATGCCACAAGAAGAAATAATTGAAGTTGGGGAAAGTGGTGGTGTGCTAATGCCAAAAGTCCCAGCAACGGAAGATGAAAAAATCTTCAGTATATAAAATGAGAATGAAGCCTAAATTTCCTGTTTTTGGCTTGGTAACACTAAACCTTGTACACAAAGCATACACCTAAGTAAATAATCAGCGGATTCATGACCAGTCAAAACCAACGCAATTTTACCCTCCAAGACGCAAAAAAAATTCTGAATAAGTTCAACTGCGTTGATATTGCACCTGCGATTAAAAGCTCAGAAAAACCTTTAATTCGTGAGGCTTTACTGTTATTTACCAGCCTGTCGGATTACCAAATATTGGGTATCTGTGCTGATACAGCGGAAGAAGGATTGTCTGCCATGAGAACTTATTCTTTAGCTTTGGGATATGAACCTCCTCGTGATTTACCTGTTATTGAGGGTCCTGTTTATATTAAGTTAAATGGTAAGAATGGCTTGTGCTATTTGGACTCCTATGCTGGTCATCATCGTGGTGTATTAGTATCATGTCAGTCTCGTGTTCAAGGTGGAATTAATGAAATGTATGGACATTTACCTTTAGATTTATTTCTGTAAACTGATTCGCACAGTAAATAAAAGTCAATGGTTAATTAGAAGTGCGTTAACTAAGTTTGACGCACTTTTTAAGCTGCCAAATATTTGATATGTTGCACAATTTTAAATCTAGCAGTGGACATCTCGGTTAGGACATAAAAATATTTGTCTAAAAGGGAACAGATAAATGTCCGAATTAAAATAGCTACAGCGATACAAATTATTTTTAAAAATTAAATATCAGAATCTTTTGTAAAAACTATATTAATATGCCTAAAGTTTTTTCCGATTAAAAACAGATACTTTTACCTTGAATCTAATTTCTACTTAGTTTTACTTGTATACTTCATTTATACAATTTTTTTGGGATAAGTTATTTTCACTTCTTTCTATACCTACAACTACTAACTCAAATTATGACTCTCATCACCTTACAATCTGTTCAAAAAGATTTCGGTATCAAGGAAATTTTAAAGGATGCTAATCTTAGTCTTGATATTACCGATAAAGTCGGTTTAATTGGTACCAATGGTTCTGGTAAATCCACTTTATTGAAAATGATTGCCGGATTAGAACATATTGATAGTGGACAAATTTTAGTTAGTTCTGGTGCCAAAGTTATATATTTACCTCAGCAACCAGATGTTGATGAGAATTTAACTGTGATTGAACAGATTTTTGCTGACAGTGGAGAACAGATGCAGCTAGTTAAAGAATATGAGGATATTTCTCAAAAATTAGCCCATAATCCGGAAAATAATCAACTTGTTTCTCGTTTATCTGTAGTTATGCAAAAGATGGAAGCAACTGGTGCTTGGGAGTTAGAAACTAATGCCAAAATTATTCTTTCTAAGTTAGGAATTACTGACTTAGATGCGAAAGTTGGAACTTTGTCGGGAGGTTATCGCAAGCGAATTGCTTTAGCAACGGCTTTATTATCTGAGCCAGATTTATTATTGATGGATGAACCAACTAACCATTTAGATGCTTTGTCGGTGGAATGGCTACAAACCTATTTAAATAGGTTTCGCGGGGCTTTGTTGTTAATAACTCACGATCGATATTTTCTAGATCAAGTAACTAATAAGATTATTGAAATTGATCGAGGGGATATTTATAGTTTCTCTGGAAATTATTCCTACTATTTAGAAAAGAAGGCTTTAGCAGAAGAATCTGCTAGTAGTAGTCAGCAAAAATTTCAAGGTGTTTTGCGACGAGAATTGGAATGGTTAAAAAAAGGACCAAAAGCACGTAGTACAAAACAGAAAGCGCGAATTCAAAGAATTGAAGGAATGCGGGAAACTGAATTTAAGGAGAAGTTAGGGAAAGTTGATATTTCCACTGTAAGCCGGAGAATTGGCAAGAAAGTTATTGAACTAAATCAGGTTTCTAAAACTTATGATGAAAGGGTTTTAATTAAAGATTTTACTTATGAGTTTAGTCCGGAAGATAGAATTGGTATCATTGGTGAAAATGGTGCGGGCAAATCAACCTTGATGAATATTATTACTCAAAAAATCCACCCGGATACAGGAACTGTGGAAATTGGGAGTACAATTCATATTGGTTATTTTGATCAGCATTCTGATGAATTGCTAGTGGCAATTAATGAGGATCAACGAGTTATAGATTACATTAAGGAGGAAGGGGAATTTATTAAGATTGCTGATGGTACTCAAATATCAGCTTCGCAAATGTTGGAAAGATTCCTATTTCCAGGAAATCAACAATATGCACCAATTAGTAAATTATCTGGTGGAGAAAAAAGACGTTTATTTTTACTACGAGTATTAATGAGTGCGCCAAATGTTTTGATTCTCGATGAACCGACGAATGATTTGGATGTGCAAACTTTGGCAATTTTGGAAGAATATTTAGAGGATTTTGCTGGTTGTGTAATTGTAGTATCTCACGACCGCTATTTTTTAGATCGGGCGGTAGATACAATTTTTGCTTTGGAAGAGGGAGGAAACATCCGACAGTATCCTGGAAATTATTCAGTATATATAGATTACAAAAAAGCTGAGGAAGCAGCAAAGCAAGTAGAGATTAATAATAAGCAAAAACCCAAGGTAACTGAAGCTGAAAATAGTAATTTTGATTCATCTAGCGGTGATACAGGGAAGAAGCGGAGATTATCAACCTGGGAAAAACGGGAATTTGATAACTTAGAAGCGAAAATTGCTAAATTGGAAGCTGAAAAATCCACAGTTGAGAAAATGATGACAAACGCAACTGCTGGAAATTATACGCAGGTGCAAAAATTGTATGAACAGGTGGAAAAATTGAAGCAAGATATTGACAAAATGACAGAAAGGTGGATGGAATTAGCAGAATTTGAGGGTTAAAAGCATTAAGGGCAAAATAGGAATCCAGCATAAACTATTACCAAGGGTATCCTCTTTTCTGACTTCTTTTTCTTAGATCAAGTGGTGTTGACAACAGGGTAGGATATTAAGTAGGACTGTTAAGCAATCTTTTGAAACACCGGTATATCAATGGATAAGCGTTTTTCCAACATTTACGGACTTACTGAAGAACAAGCCATCACCATCATCGATACACCACTATCGGAATTGGAAAATTCTTCAGATAAATATATTGCAGTATCCCACTTAATTAACTGTCCCACAGAAAGCGCGATCGCTGCTTTGATTCGGGCTATAGAAAATAGTAACCCGCAAGAGTTAGATGAGCGCATCGTTAGACGCAAAGCGGTGGAAAGTTTAGGACGTTTACAAGCTATATCCGCTTTACCTACGATTCGCAAATGTCTCCAGGATGATGATATTTATACCGTGAAAAACTCCGTTTGGGCAATTGGAGAAATGGCTACCAAGAATCCAGATATTCTCGAAGAAGTTGCTCAACTACTGGATAAGGAAGGACAAATATATCGGGTTATTATTCATACTCTCGCCGATGCTGACTATAAACCAGCAATAGAAAGAGTTAAAAAGTTTACTCAGTTCCCTGATGAACCTACGAGGAGTATAGCAATTGCTACAATTTGTCGCTTAACAGGGGATTATGGGGAAATTGACAAAGTAATGGCACTGTTACAAAGCCATAATGTCAATGTCAGACGTGGAAGTATTCAAGACTTAATCGATTCACGGTACTATAAAGCAATCCCAGAAATTTCCAGTTGTCCGGTTTCTTTGGTATTTAGATTGCGGGCAATTCGCATGTTAGCAAATGCAGGTGTACCCAGTGGTGAAATTGATTTCGCTGAGGTGAAACCGCATCTAGAAAAGGTATTAATGGATCATCCAAAAGATCTAAGTTTGGTGCATGAGTATGATGTCATTCCTGCTCTAAAATTTGTGATGAATGAGCTATATGAAACTGATTTTGGACGCTCCTATTTAGCAGTGAAAACCCTCATTGATATCTACCCTGAGCAAGCACCTCAAGCTTTGATGGTGACATATCAAGACAGAGCTTATCATGATTATGGTGCCCATTACCATGTGATGAAACTATTAGGATGGTTAAAGTATGCACCGGGTTATGATTTGTTAATAGAAAACTTGCATAACCGAGAACTTAATTTTCAAAAATCCCGTGCTGCTGCGGCTTTAGCATTAGGTGAGTTGGGAGATAAACGGGCAATTCCAGAACTTTTAACTTGTCTAAAATCACCAATTTGGGATTTGAAATATGCTACTTTGATGGCTTTGGAAAAGTTGGGTGATAGTAGTGGGAAAAAAATAGCAGCAAATGATCAAGATTGGTTAATTAGGGCAAAAGCTGGTTATTAGTGTTTATGTTGACGCTTCCACAACCACATAAATCCTGCACCAAATAATATTCCCACAGCTTGCATCCAGTAAGCTGTGGTAAATTGATTTGCACCTTGGGGAGGTATATTTAAAACCCCGATTCCATAGAACATTTGCTGTACAAACCACCAAAAGAGATAAAAACCTCCTTGGAGTTTCACAGGAATGTACACCAAGATGAGGGGTAAAATTGAGTCAACCTTAGCGTGGGGGAAACGAATTGCATACCCTCCGAGAATTGATGCGATCGCGCTATTCATCCCCACTAATGGTACCGTTAAATTAGGCTCCGAAAAAACCTGAACTATTCCTGTGAAAGTGCCACAAATTAGGAAAAATCCCAGAAAAACCCAATTTCCTAATGCTTTTTCTAAGCTTTTGCCAAAAACCCACAAAAATATCAAATTTGACACAATTTGAGCAAAACTGGCATGAAGGAACATTCCGAGAAATATAGAAGTCGAACTAATTACCACATATACCCAAGCTGCTTGATTACCTGCTATTGCAATATTCATTGATTGGGTAATATTTACTGGTACGATACCCCAAGTATTAATTAATTTCCCTAATTCTCCATGGAAGTCTAAATATAACTCCCATAAAAACACAACTGCACTAATACTAATTAGTATATAAGTAATAATCGGTTTAGTTCGACCAACAACATTATCAGAAATCGGAATCATATCAAGAATTAGGATTTACTAACTATTGTTTTTACTAAGTAATTTGTATTCGCTACTTTCCTAAATCATGTGGCAAAATTGGTATCAGATGAATTACGCTCAACTGGATAATTTCAATGCTGGGAAACATACTTGTTGGACGATATCAAATCCTGCGTAGCTTGGGTGGTGGTGGTTTTGGAGAAACTTATATTGCTTGTGATACCCAATTGCCAGGTTCACCACAGTGTGTTGTCAAAAAACTGAAACCCCAAGCGAATGATTTGCAAACATTACAAACTGCTAGACGTTTGTTCCATACAGAAGCAGAAGTTTTACATCAATTAGGTAATCATCCACAAATTCCCCAGCTACTAGCCTATTTTGAAGAAAATCAAGAGTTTTATCTAGTTCAAGAATTCATCGAAGGTAATGACTTGAGTGAGGAAATCATTCCGGGGAAACCTTGGACTCAAGATCAAATAACTAAATTATTACAAGAGTTATTAGAAATTCTCGAATTTATTCATCAAAAAAATGTAATTCACCGTGATCTCAATCCTCGGAATATTTTACGACGCAATCATGATGGCAAACTTATTTTAATTGATTTTGGTGCAGTCAAACAAATTACCACCAATATAGTTGTCTCATCATCACAATCAAAATTTACAGTTGCTATTGGTACCCCTGGTTATACTCCCAGTGAACAAGCACAGGGAAATCCTAAATTTAGTAGTGATATTTATGCTGTAGGAATAATTGGAATTCAAGCTTTAACTGGTATATCTCCAGAAAACTTTATTCGAGATCCTGATAGTGATGAAATTATTTGGTGTGATGAGAAAACTGAAATTAGTACAGATTTAGAGCAAATTTTAGATAAAATGGTGCGGTATGATTTTCGCGATCGCTTTTCATCTGCAACCCTTGCTATGCAAGCAATTAAGGAGATTACAAGCCCTAATCATGCCACTATTCCCTTAATTCCTATTGCTTCTACACCTGCGATCAAAAATGTTAATCAAAAAGCCAATAAAAGAATTATTCTTAAAGGTTTGCTGGGATTAACACTAACAGCTTGCGTGGCAACTTTATCAGTATTTATTTGGAAAAATGTGAATGCTGCTAATGCCACAGAATTATATAAACAAGCAAATACATTTTATGAATTACAGCGTTATCAAGATGCACTTAATAATTATGAAAAAGCTGTGGAAATTCAAGATAATTATGCTGAAGCTTGGTATGGCAAAGGAAAAGCTTTGTCGGGAATGAAGAAATATCAAGATGCATTAACAGCATACGATAAAGCAATTCAACTACAGCCAGAATATTTACAAGCTTGGAGAGGACGTGGTTTTACTCTATATAAACTACAGCGTTATAATGAGGCAATTGCTTCTATTGATAAAACCTTGGCATCACAAAATGATGATGCAGAAGCTTGGGAAATTAAAGCTGATAGTTTAGATAGTCTGAAGCGTTACGATGAAGCTATTCAAGCATATGATAAAGCAATCGAAAACCAAGCAGACTATTATCAAGCTTGGTACAAAAAAGCTAAAGTCTTTCAAGGCTTAAAACGTTATCAAGATGCTGTTACTGCTTACGACAAAACCTTAGAATTAAAACCTAATTATGCCGATGCATTTTACAGCAAAGGTAATTCCCTAGTTAACTTAAATCGCTATCAAGATGCAGCCAATGCTTACGATCAAACAGTCAAAATTAAACCAGATTATTACCAAGCTTGGTTGTCCAAGGGAAACACCTTAATTATCTTACAACGGTACCAAGAAGCATTAGAAGCATTCGACCAAGTAATTAAATATAACCCCAGTAGTTACCAAGCATGGTATAGTCGCGGGTTGATGATGCATCAATTACAGCGTTACGACACAGCTATCGAATCTTACGATAAAGCAATTGCACTTCGAGGAAACGCCTACCAAACATGGTACGCTCGTGGTAATAGCCTATTTAACTTAAAGAAATATAACGATGCCTTGACAGCTTACAACCGTTCGATTCGCTACAATAGTAACTACCCTGAAAGTTGGTACTCTAAAGGTAACACCTTACTAAATCTACAACGAAATAAAGAAGCGATCGCATCCTTACAACAAGCCATAAAAATTAAGCCAGATTACCAACAGGCAATTAACGTCCTCAACCAGCTAAAAACCCAGGAACAAGCAGGAACACAAAAATGTGGAATCCTTGGTTTGGGGTGTACACCTGAAAAAAAATCTGATCCTTGAAATCAAAGACTATCAATCTCATCGGTTAGTGCATCAAGGCATTAGGCAGATGTATCGGTTTGTACAAAATTCATCTATGCGAATTCTTTTTTCAACTTGGCATTACTTGGCATTACTTGGCATTAAATAACGGTGTGGTTATTTAAGCCATGCTGTACTCGTATATTTACATATCTAAATAAAACTATATTTCCGGATGATTACTGATAATCACAGTTTATTAGTATGTAACCCCAAACAGTTAGGGTGTTTCCTAGATTTATAATCGGCTCAAACCGTTCATTGTCGGTATTTTTGGATGATCTGTCTAATTGATCTATCCAAGAAAGTATCCCATATTCACCTTAGAAATAAAATCTTGGTCTGAGATTTTAGGCTGAGTTTTAAGTGCTTAAGAAGACTAGGGGTCTAAGGGTGTGGGGGTTTAAGGGGGTGGGCAACTAATAACTTTCCGTGCATCTTAGTGTACGCACTTAAGTTTTAATTTTCTACCGCTAACTAATTATACTTTTTTTATTTGTCAAGGTCAAGTCTACCTACAGCTTGGATGTTTTTTTGTTATTGAT includes:
- a CDS encoding DUF1824 family protein, which encodes MTSQNQRNFTLQDAKKILNKFNCVDIAPAIKSSEKPLIREALLLFTSLSDYQILGICADTAEEGLSAMRTYSLALGYEPPRDLPVIEGPVYIKLNGKNGLCYLDSYAGHHRGVLVSCQSRVQGGINEMYGHLPLDLFL
- a CDS encoding ABC-F family ATP-binding cassette domain-containing protein; this translates as MTLITLQSVQKDFGIKEILKDANLSLDITDKVGLIGTNGSGKSTLLKMIAGLEHIDSGQILVSSGAKVIYLPQQPDVDENLTVIEQIFADSGEQMQLVKEYEDISQKLAHNPENNQLVSRLSVVMQKMEATGAWELETNAKIILSKLGITDLDAKVGTLSGGYRKRIALATALLSEPDLLLMDEPTNHLDALSVEWLQTYLNRFRGALLLITHDRYFLDQVTNKIIEIDRGDIYSFSGNYSYYLEKKALAEESASSSQQKFQGVLRRELEWLKKGPKARSTKQKARIQRIEGMRETEFKEKLGKVDISTVSRRIGKKVIELNQVSKTYDERVLIKDFTYEFSPEDRIGIIGENGAGKSTLMNIITQKIHPDTGTVEIGSTIHIGYFDQHSDELLVAINEDQRVIDYIKEEGEFIKIADGTQISASQMLERFLFPGNQQYAPISKLSGGEKRRLFLLRVLMSAPNVLILDEPTNDLDVQTLAILEEYLEDFAGCVIVVSHDRYFLDRAVDTIFALEEGGNIRQYPGNYSVYIDYKKAEEAAKQVEINNKQKPKVTEAENSNFDSSSGDTGKKRRLSTWEKREFDNLEAKIAKLEAEKSTVEKMMTNATAGNYTQVQKLYEQVEKLKQDIDKMTERWMELAEFEG
- the cysK gene encoding cysteine synthase A, producing MRIAKNVTELIGRTPLVRLNHIPQTEGCVAQIVVKMESMNPAASVKDRIGISMINDAEKAGLITPGKTTLVEPTSGNTGIALAMVAAAKGYRLILTMPETMSSERRAMLRAYGAELELTPGIQGMGGAIRRAQEIVDQTAHSYMLQQFRNPANAQIHRTSTAEEIWEDTEGQVDILVAGVGTGGTLTGVAEVIKARKPNFQAIAVEPANSPILSGGRPGAHKIQGIGAGFIPQVLKVELIDEVITVTDEEAISYGRRLAKEEGLLSGISSGAALCATIRVAQRPENAGSLIIMIQPSFGERYLSTPLFQDLEQQASVNMS
- a CDS encoding serine/threonine-protein kinase yields the protein MLGNILVGRYQILRSLGGGGFGETYIACDTQLPGSPQCVVKKLKPQANDLQTLQTARRLFHTEAEVLHQLGNHPQIPQLLAYFEENQEFYLVQEFIEGNDLSEEIIPGKPWTQDQITKLLQELLEILEFIHQKNVIHRDLNPRNILRRNHDGKLILIDFGAVKQITTNIVVSSSQSKFTVAIGTPGYTPSEQAQGNPKFSSDIYAVGIIGIQALTGISPENFIRDPDSDEIIWCDEKTEISTDLEQILDKMVRYDFRDRFSSATLAMQAIKEITSPNHATIPLIPIASTPAIKNVNQKANKRIILKGLLGLTLTACVATLSVFIWKNVNAANATELYKQANTFYELQRYQDALNNYEKAVEIQDNYAEAWYGKGKALSGMKKYQDALTAYDKAIQLQPEYLQAWRGRGFTLYKLQRYNEAIASIDKTLASQNDDAEAWEIKADSLDSLKRYDEAIQAYDKAIENQADYYQAWYKKAKVFQGLKRYQDAVTAYDKTLELKPNYADAFYSKGNSLVNLNRYQDAANAYDQTVKIKPDYYQAWLSKGNTLIILQRYQEALEAFDQVIKYNPSSYQAWYSRGLMMHQLQRYDTAIESYDKAIALRGNAYQTWYARGNSLFNLKKYNDALTAYNRSIRYNSNYPESWYSKGNTLLNLQRNKEAIASLQQAIKIKPDYQQAINVLNQLKTQEQAGTQKCGILGLGCTPEKKSDP
- a CDS encoding HEAT repeat domain-containing protein; protein product: MDKRFSNIYGLTEEQAITIIDTPLSELENSSDKYIAVSHLINCPTESAIAALIRAIENSNPQELDERIVRRKAVESLGRLQAISALPTIRKCLQDDDIYTVKNSVWAIGEMATKNPDILEEVAQLLDKEGQIYRVIIHTLADADYKPAIERVKKFTQFPDEPTRSIAIATICRLTGDYGEIDKVMALLQSHNVNVRRGSIQDLIDSRYYKAIPEISSCPVSLVFRLRAIRMLANAGVPSGEIDFAEVKPHLEKVLMDHPKDLSLVHEYDVIPALKFVMNELYETDFGRSYLAVKTLIDIYPEQAPQALMVTYQDRAYHDYGAHYHVMKLLGWLKYAPGYDLLIENLHNRELNFQKSRAAAALALGELGDKRAIPELLTCLKSPIWDLKYATLMALEKLGDSSGKKIAANDQDWLIRAKAGY
- a CDS encoding rhomboid family intramembrane serine protease gives rise to the protein MIPISDNVVGRTKPIITYILISISAVVFLWELYLDFHGELGKLINTWGIVPVNITQSMNIAIAGNQAAWVYVVISSTSIFLGMFLHASFAQIVSNLIFLWVFGKSLEKALGNWVFLGFFLICGTFTGIVQVFSEPNLTVPLVGMNSAIASILGGYAIRFPHAKVDSILPLILVYIPVKLQGGFYLFWWFVQQMFYGIGVLNIPPQGANQFTTAYWMQAVGILFGAGFMWLWKRQHKH
- a CDS encoding RrF2 family transcriptional regulator, with amino-acid sequence MEISCKSEYAILALIELATYYQSGEPLQIRQIAAQQKIPDRYLEQLLATLRRGGLVKSQRGSRGGYLLMREPWRITIFEVLECLEGLDIKVSEEETKPKTLDSGVVEEIWQEARQAANSVLQKYTLADLCEKRDSRKQLDIMYYI
- a CDS encoding J domain-containing protein, with the translated sequence MADSNHYETLKVNPNASQAEIKQAYRRLVKLFHPDLNQETTDPDQIIRINAAYEVLGDEKNRHNYDQRFRFSNASSQGRKVPTRQQYQPKRQTGREIDELVEEWMSLIYHPVNRTISRILESLDEQIDDLAADPFDDDLLGAFQDYLESCREELKQAQNKFRSLPNPPSLARTAAHLYYSLSQIGDGLDELKYFPLSYDENYLHTGQEMFRIATQLHHEAQDSAVVYR